The nucleotide sequence CACCTGGAGGCGATCCCGGAGCGGGAGCGGATCCGCGCGCGCCTCACCCAGCTCTGGAACTACCCCAAGTACGGGGTCCCCTTCAAGGAGGGAGGTCGCTACTTCCTCTTCCGCAACAGCGGTCTCCAGAACCAGTCCGTCCTGTACGTCCACGAGGCGCTCGGGGACTCCGGGCGGGTGCTCCTGGACCCCAACGCCCTTTCCGCGGACGGCACCGTGGCGGTTTCGACCGTCAGCGTCTCCGAGGACGGGAAGCGCGTCGCGTACGGCGTGACCTCCGGCGGCTCGGACTGGCAGGAGTTCCGGGTGCGCGACGTCGCCACGGGGCGCGACCTGAGCGACACGCTCAAGTGGGTGAAGTTCTCGGGCGCAGCGTGGACGCACGACAACCAGGGCTTCTTCTACTCGCGCTACGCGGAGCCCACCGGGAACGCGCTCACCGCGGCGAACAAGGGGCACAAGCTCTACTACCACCGGATCGGCACGCCGCAGTCGGAGGACGTGCTGGTGTGGGAGCGCCCGGACAAACCGGAGTGGTACGTCTTCGGGCGGGTCTCGGAGGACGGCCGCTACCTGGTGGTCACCGTGAACCAGGGGACGGACCCGCGCAACCGGCTGTACTACGTGGACCTCCAGAACCCCCGCCGGCCGAACGTCCGGGGGCGGGTGGTCCCCCTCCTGGACGAGGGCGACGCCAGGTACGACTTCGTCGGCAACGACGGCCCGGTCTTCTACCTCCAGACCGACCTGGAGGCGCCGCGCGGCCGCGTGGTCGCGGTGGACACCCGCTCGCCCGGGCGCTCCGCCTGGCGCACGCTGATCCCGCAGGGGCAGGACGCGCTGCAGGAAGTGACCATGGCGGGGAACCGCTTCGTCGCCTCGTACCTGCAGGACGCCGCGTCGCGGATCCGCCTGTTCAATCTCAGCGGCGCGCCGGCGGGCGAGATCGCCCTCCCCACGCTGGGGGCGGTGAACACGTTCCGCGGCGACCGCGGCGACCCGGAGGCCTTCTACTCCTTCACCTCCTTCCTGCACCCGACCACGGTCTACCGCCACGACTTCCGGACGGGCGAGTCCACCGTCTTCCGGCAGCCGGAGATCCCCGGGTTCGACCCGTCGCGCTACGTCACCGAGCAGGTGTTCTACACCTCGAAGGATGGGACGCGGGTCCCGATGTTCGTCACGCACCGGAAGGGGCTCGCGAAGGACGGTGACAATCCCACGCTGCTGTACGGGTACGGCGGCTTCAACATCAACGTCACCCCGGCCTTCTCCGTCTCCCGCCTGGCCTGGCTGGAGATGGGGGGGATCTACGCCGTCGCCAACCTCCGCGGGGGGAACGAGTACGGCGAGGAGTGGC is from Longimicrobiaceae bacterium and encodes:
- a CDS encoding prolyl oligopeptidase family serine peptidase, which encodes MHHRLPTRTRPLGAAAAAGVLALAACAPASPAPTSAAPVPVQTSSAPPARPDYPETRRADQVDDYHGTRVADPFRWLEDADSPETAAWVEAQNRVTFAHLEAIPERERIRARLTQLWNYPKYGVPFKEGGRYFLFRNSGLQNQSVLYVHEALGDSGRVLLDPNALSADGTVAVSTVSVSEDGKRVAYGVTSGGSDWQEFRVRDVATGRDLSDTLKWVKFSGAAWTHDNQGFFYSRYAEPTGNALTAANKGHKLYYHRIGTPQSEDVLVWERPDKPEWYVFGRVSEDGRYLVVTVNQGTDPRNRLYYVDLQNPRRPNVRGRVVPLLDEGDARYDFVGNDGPVFYLQTDLEAPRGRVVAVDTRSPGRSAWRTLIPQGQDALQEVTMAGNRFVASYLQDAASRIRLFNLSGAPAGEIALPTLGAVNTFRGDRGDPEAFYSFTSFLHPTTVYRHDFRTGESTVFRQPEIPGFDPSRYVTEQVFYTSKDGTRVPMFVTHRKGLAKDGDNPTLLYGYGGFNINVTPAFSVSRLAWLEMGGIYAVANLRGGNEYGEEWHRAGMLERKQNVFDDFIAAAEHLIAQGYTSPKKLAISGASNGGLLVGAVMNQRPDLFGAALPDVGVMDMLRYHKFTVGWGWVPEYGSADDPKMFPTLYAYSPLHNLKPGTCYPATMVTTADHDDRVVPGHSFKYAAALQAAQGCGNPALIRVETRAGHGAGKPTAKQIEEAADRWAFLVDALDVETDGM